A single Crateriforma conspicua DNA region contains:
- a CDS encoding DUF6702 family protein, which produces MLMPAYALLGLLFLHPVHATEAEVEFNAKSGRLEVALRLDVLDAELIDKVASRISVPDAKPDPTAERDTDDEAVSLQTRRRLVYLARNFGVGAKPPRDAAGRYHWVGEEPDGAYVWWYFEIDVAGVASRPDDEGGQPSAAPNRLRCTLLRDHDSRYVHRVRLLGTSPPVTLQFDARNTVRTASW; this is translated from the coding sequence ATGTTGATGCCCGCGTATGCTTTGCTCGGTCTGCTTTTTCTGCATCCGGTCCACGCGACCGAGGCGGAGGTGGAGTTCAATGCGAAATCCGGTCGTTTGGAAGTCGCGTTGCGCTTGGACGTGCTGGACGCGGAACTGATCGATAAGGTCGCGTCGCGAATTTCCGTCCCCGACGCCAAACCCGATCCGACGGCGGAACGCGACACAGATGACGAAGCCGTCTCGTTGCAAACACGACGTCGGCTTGTTTATCTGGCACGGAATTTCGGTGTCGGTGCCAAGCCGCCCCGTGATGCGGCCGGACGATACCACTGGGTCGGCGAAGAACCCGACGGGGCCTATGTGTGGTGGTATTTCGAAATCGACGTCGCCGGTGTTGCTTCGCGGCCGGATGACGAAGGCGGACAACCATCGGCCGCCCCGAATCGGCTGCGGTGCACGTTACTTCGGGACCACGATTCACGGTACGTCCACCGGGTACGTCTGCTAGGCACGTCGCCGCCGGTGACGCTACAGTTCGATGCCAGAAACACGGTGCGAACGGCTTCTTGGTGA
- a CDS encoding competence/damage-inducible protein A, which yields MSHLNAEVISIGDEMTSGARLDTNAQWISRRLGELGVSVEFHTTVGDNLQDNIDVFAAAVQRADTIVCTGGLGPTQDDLTRQAMADLVGQPLELRESSLQHIESMFARRGREMPQRNRLQAMFPPSADEIVNPQGTAPGVDLAVDREGRIPSRIFALPGVPAEMKTMFDQTVAPRIAAMAGGDTVIRHHVMRFFGTGESDMEQQLGDMIARDRQPRVGITVSAATISLRITATGSSQEQCDEAIRETEAEIMRRVGHYYFGSGENFEQHHAVDQMLRSAGQSLLVIEFGFAAPLGDWFAALGETPAYRGGLSLAVTDDVIKLAEGDDWVASARTLADRFGATHVLAVDRYPSLELHDDRPLPAADVRIIVLSGEDGYQEKTVTLGGHPSIVQPRFAKAALAFLRSTLSATS from the coding sequence ATGAGTCACCTAAACGCGGAAGTCATCTCCATCGGCGACGAAATGACCAGCGGAGCTCGGCTGGACACCAACGCCCAATGGATCAGTCGGCGGTTGGGCGAATTGGGTGTGTCGGTCGAATTTCACACCACGGTCGGCGACAATTTGCAGGACAACATCGACGTCTTTGCCGCGGCCGTTCAGCGAGCCGATACGATCGTTTGCACCGGAGGCCTGGGGCCGACGCAAGACGATTTGACACGCCAGGCGATGGCGGACTTGGTCGGCCAGCCGCTGGAGCTGCGGGAATCGTCGCTTCAGCACATCGAATCGATGTTCGCCAGGCGTGGACGCGAGATGCCGCAACGGAATCGGTTGCAAGCGATGTTCCCTCCGTCGGCCGATGAGATTGTCAATCCTCAAGGCACCGCACCGGGCGTCGATCTGGCGGTGGACCGCGAAGGCCGGATTCCGTCGCGGATTTTTGCTTTGCCAGGCGTGCCGGCGGAAATGAAGACGATGTTCGACCAGACGGTGGCCCCACGGATCGCGGCGATGGCCGGCGGCGACACCGTCATCCGGCATCACGTCATGCGGTTCTTCGGGACCGGCGAAAGCGACATGGAACAGCAGTTGGGGGACATGATCGCCCGCGATCGCCAACCCCGCGTCGGCATCACCGTTTCAGCGGCGACGATTTCGCTGCGGATCACAGCGACCGGCAGTTCGCAAGAACAGTGTGACGAAGCGATCCGGGAAACCGAAGCGGAAATTATGCGTCGTGTCGGCCACTATTACTTTGGCAGCGGCGAAAACTTTGAACAACATCACGCGGTCGACCAGATGTTGCGCTCGGCAGGGCAATCGTTGCTGGTGATTGAATTCGGTTTCGCCGCGCCGCTGGGTGATTGGTTTGCGGCGCTCGGCGAAACACCGGCCTATCGTGGCGGTTTATCGCTGGCGGTGACCGACGACGTGATCAAGTTGGCCGAAGGCGACGACTGGGTGGCTTCGGCGCGGACGCTGGCCGATCGTTTCGGTGCGACGCATGTTTTAGCGGTGGATCGATACCCATCGTTGGAACTGCATGACGACCGGCCTTTGCCTGCGGCCGATGTGCGGATCATCGTGCTGAGCGGTGAAGACGGATATCAGGAAAAGACGGTGACCTTGGGCGGGCACCCTTCGATTGTTCAGCCGCGGTTCGCAAAAGCCGCGCTGGCGTTTTTGCGGTCCACGCTTTCGGCGACATCATGA
- a CDS encoding FxsA family protein, which yields MFFKLLAAFILVPLMELYLLLQLAEVTSVGLTFLIVLVTGILGSFLARREGVNAWRRFRLAMAEGRMPGTEIQDGMMIAFAAALLLTPGLLTDALGFTLLIPAGRTMVRHFIARRYRGSVQFQVFQSGGGPSGSGPFGQTPHRQPRRRDDYDTIDATSVERRA from the coding sequence ATGTTTTTCAAACTGCTGGCCGCGTTCATCTTGGTTCCATTGATGGAACTGTACTTGCTGCTCCAATTGGCAGAAGTGACCAGTGTGGGGCTGACGTTCTTGATCGTGTTGGTCACCGGGATCTTGGGTTCGTTTCTGGCCCGCCGCGAAGGCGTCAACGCGTGGCGGCGTTTTCGTTTGGCGATGGCCGAAGGCCGGATGCCGGGGACGGAAATTCAGGACGGCATGATGATCGCATTTGCCGCCGCGTTGTTGCTGACACCCGGATTGTTGACCGATGCCTTGGGATTCACGTTGTTGATTCCCGCCGGCCGGACGATGGTGCGTCACTTCATCGCGCGGCGTTACCGTGGCAGCGTTCAGTTCCAAGTGTTTCAAAGTGGCGGCGGGCCTTCGGGATCGGGCCCCTTCGGCCAGACTCCGCATCGCCAACCGCGGCGTCGCGATGACTATGACACGATCGACGCGACATCGGTCGAACGCCGAGCTTAA
- a CDS encoding beta strand repeat-containing protein, producing the protein MVLHRLFHRLTASDRRDQSTGRRRIARRRMLLERLDRREVLAANIGQIVGVAFTDQTGDGLTGDDPRLENVQVQLYLDNGNGVFDSGVDTLQGTVFTDAGADPNPGQYEFNDLPAGDYFVVQATSGTLTPPDPTLVTVTADNADGATIVTIDEFTTGDQLVTATGGATQTGSVAAGSALGGQRDMQLVHTNGAGNTNLQVDTGTELLSLSTGGGATAIGTVEYDGADGAFGLNLPPGFAAQSLAGATAGEAAPTNTGLEVLARAENQDETLRLIVYSSATEASEATITIPVNATLQSVFVDFASFAQSGDAGIAGPADFNSIVAVRAQAEVTLADNDIFFSVVESRGPDPVTANLSNTQLVQLGGTVFIDNGPNAGEQNDGIQQGTEAGVENVVVELYEVATAGGTINTATDTPIDSVQTGPGGDYLFTDLDPGHYVVVIPNAEFGATEPLFGHQTSTGNDPAPDPDDNTDDDDNGSLVAGFGIVSGTITLESNSEPTTEADDSDADGLNSNRNLTLDFGVIPVVDLTISKTVNAALSGDDEDDQAVFDIAVTNNGPLTATNVEVEDIIPAGLTFNSLANEGSATATVNGSTITIDLGDITSGGNFTFQIIADIDANQTDDIVNTATVDTADQVDIDPNNNSSTATLDLRSTPLTITKVDLTDPVVAGGQFSYEITVTNTSTTDTANGVQVEDVLPTGLTFSSGLVTLPGGSTNPNLVQSDPDGNNAALVRGTIGNLGPGESATVTITVDVAIDASTTINNTATVTATPNTIPAGNDNDDDEQTTVTREVDVQIDKQISTQTPVAGGSAFTYTITVQNNGPSIAENVEVDDDLDDLLSYVAASFNDNGSGITFTQDGTDPTLLNFDIGSLSPGAANAVTFSFDVTLDAAATGTLDNTAVVSTTSTDTVAANNTDTESVTISRDVDLAITKAVNETTLVPGEITAGNPALVWTIEVTNNGTSDAFNVVVSDDINDELNVNGQITTVTVDAGAFTVTNPDSTPTVSFGTIPAGETRSFTISAEIPAAATGDIVNNAVVDADDINPVTSNTVTTTLTPDFDLTVDKTVSGTASLNPGNQVTFQIDVLHDTAGAETSPSRATGVVLTDLLPDGLTFVSATAAGSSVTPTTTVNGDGTTSVVFSSFDLDPGQTRTFTVTASVDNDADGTLTNNASFVTDAGESDTNNNDDDANVTVTPIVDVSVTKTVNLADAQVGSELVWTVTVTNGGPSIAEAVTAVDTLPTGVTFVSGSGPNGESLTPSGNQITVNGGDLASGASFSFTVRATIDSGASGDLQNQVAVSTTTNETVTNNNSALAVTTVDPVTSELSGRVYVDANENGQFDTGEAGIEGVTIALTGTDSLGNSVSRTATTDANGEYVFASLAQGTYRLEETEQPADFLDGDEDADNNLNPTITDEVFADIALDPDTIVPGFNFGELERPPEGLSKRRFLASST; encoded by the coding sequence ATGGTCTTGCATCGATTGTTCCATCGTTTGACCGCTTCGGACCGCCGCGACCAATCGACCGGACGCCGCCGAATTGCTCGTCGACGCATGCTGCTGGAGCGTTTGGATCGGCGTGAAGTACTGGCCGCCAACATCGGACAAATCGTCGGCGTGGCCTTCACCGACCAGACCGGCGACGGATTGACCGGGGACGACCCTCGTTTGGAAAACGTCCAAGTCCAACTGTATCTGGACAACGGAAACGGCGTCTTCGACAGCGGCGTGGACACATTGCAGGGGACCGTGTTCACCGACGCAGGGGCCGATCCCAATCCCGGCCAATATGAATTCAATGACTTGCCGGCCGGCGATTACTTTGTCGTCCAGGCGACCAGCGGCACCCTGACACCACCGGATCCGACTCTGGTCACCGTCACCGCAGACAACGCCGACGGTGCAACCATTGTCACGATCGACGAATTCACCACCGGAGACCAACTGGTGACGGCCACCGGCGGGGCGACGCAGACCGGATCGGTCGCTGCCGGATCGGCACTGGGTGGACAGCGGGACATGCAGTTGGTCCACACCAATGGTGCGGGGAACACCAACCTGCAAGTCGACACGGGGACGGAACTGCTAAGCCTGTCGACCGGCGGTGGTGCGACGGCGATCGGAACCGTCGAATACGACGGTGCCGACGGCGCATTCGGATTGAACCTGCCACCGGGTTTCGCGGCGCAGTCACTGGCCGGTGCAACGGCGGGCGAAGCAGCACCGACCAACACCGGTTTGGAAGTCTTGGCTCGCGCAGAAAACCAAGACGAAACACTGCGGCTGATCGTCTATTCGTCGGCCACCGAAGCTTCCGAAGCCACGATCACGATTCCCGTCAACGCGACGTTGCAATCGGTGTTCGTTGACTTTGCCAGCTTTGCCCAAAGCGGTGATGCGGGAATCGCCGGACCGGCTGACTTCAACAGCATCGTGGCCGTCCGCGCCCAAGCGGAAGTCACCCTGGCGGATAACGACATCTTTTTCTCAGTCGTCGAATCCCGTGGTCCCGATCCGGTCACCGCGAACCTTTCGAACACTCAACTGGTTCAACTGGGCGGAACGGTCTTCATCGACAACGGGCCCAACGCCGGCGAACAAAACGACGGTATCCAACAAGGCACCGAAGCGGGCGTGGAAAACGTCGTCGTCGAATTGTACGAAGTGGCCACGGCCGGCGGAACGATCAACACCGCCACCGACACGCCGATCGATTCGGTGCAAACCGGCCCCGGCGGCGATTACCTGTTCACCGACCTGGATCCCGGTCACTACGTTGTCGTGATCCCGAACGCCGAATTCGGTGCGACCGAGCCGCTGTTCGGGCACCAAACCAGCACGGGCAACGATCCGGCACCCGATCCCGATGACAACACCGACGACGATGACAACGGTTCGTTGGTTGCCGGGTTCGGCATCGTCAGCGGCACGATCACGCTGGAAAGCAACAGCGAACCGACCACCGAAGCGGACGACAGCGACGCGGACGGTTTGAACAGCAACCGAAACTTGACGTTGGACTTTGGCGTCATCCCGGTGGTGGACCTGACGATCAGCAAGACCGTCAACGCGGCACTTAGCGGCGACGACGAAGACGACCAGGCGGTGTTCGACATCGCGGTGACCAACAATGGCCCGCTGACGGCGACCAACGTCGAAGTGGAAGACATCATCCCGGCCGGGTTGACCTTCAACAGCTTGGCGAACGAAGGTTCCGCGACCGCGACGGTCAACGGTTCGACCATCACGATCGACTTGGGCGACATCACCAGCGGCGGAAACTTTACCTTCCAAATCATCGCCGACATCGATGCCAACCAAACCGACGATATCGTCAACACGGCGACCGTGGATACGGCCGACCAAGTGGACATCGATCCCAACAACAACAGTTCCACCGCGACGCTGGATCTGCGTAGCACGCCGTTGACGATCACCAAAGTCGACTTGACCGACCCGGTCGTCGCCGGCGGTCAGTTCAGCTACGAAATCACAGTCACCAACACCAGCACGACCGACACGGCCAACGGTGTTCAAGTTGAAGACGTGTTGCCGACCGGTCTGACGTTCAGCAGTGGTCTGGTTACCCTGCCCGGCGGCAGCACCAACCCCAACTTGGTCCAGTCCGACCCCGACGGCAACAACGCCGCTCTGGTCCGCGGAACGATCGGCAACTTAGGCCCCGGCGAATCGGCCACCGTGACGATCACCGTCGACGTGGCGATCGATGCCAGCACCACGATCAACAATACCGCGACCGTCACCGCCACGCCCAACACCATTCCCGCGGGCAACGATAACGACGACGATGAACAAACCACGGTGACCCGCGAAGTCGATGTGCAAATCGACAAGCAGATCAGCACGCAAACGCCCGTCGCCGGCGGATCCGCATTCACTTACACGATCACGGTTCAGAACAACGGCCCCAGCATCGCTGAAAACGTGGAAGTCGACGACGATCTGGACGATCTGCTGTCCTATGTCGCGGCCAGCTTCAACGACAACGGCAGCGGCATCACGTTCACGCAAGACGGAACCGACCCGACGCTGTTGAACTTTGACATCGGCAGTCTGTCACCCGGTGCGGCCAACGCGGTCACGTTCAGCTTTGACGTCACCTTGGACGCGGCGGCCACCGGAACGCTGGACAACACCGCCGTCGTGTCCACCACCAGCACCGACACCGTTGCGGCCAACAACACGGACACCGAAAGCGTCACGATCAGCCGCGACGTCGACTTGGCGATCACCAAAGCGGTCAACGAAACGACTTTGGTTCCCGGTGAAATCACCGCCGGCAACCCCGCGTTGGTTTGGACGATCGAAGTCACCAACAACGGCACCTCGGATGCTTTCAACGTGGTCGTGTCCGACGACATCAACGACGAACTGAACGTCAACGGGCAAATCACCACGGTCACCGTCGACGCCGGTGCGTTCACAGTCACCAACCCGGACAGCACGCCGACCGTCTCGTTCGGCACGATTCCCGCGGGCGAAACACGATCATTCACGATCAGTGCGGAAATCCCGGCGGCCGCCACGGGCGACATCGTCAACAATGCGGTGGTCGACGCCGACGATATCAATCCGGTGACCAGCAACACGGTCACCACGACGCTGACGCCCGACTTCGACTTGACCGTCGACAAGACCGTTTCGGGGACGGCCAGTTTGAACCCCGGCAACCAAGTCACGTTCCAAATCGACGTGCTGCATGACACCGCGGGTGCCGAGACCAGCCCCAGTCGTGCAACCGGCGTGGTGCTGACGGACTTGTTGCCCGACGGCCTGACGTTCGTTTCGGCCACCGCGGCCGGATCATCGGTGACACCGACTACAACGGTTAACGGCGACGGGACGACCAGCGTTGTCTTCAGCAGCTTTGACTTGGATCCCGGTCAAACCCGCACCTTCACCGTCACCGCCAGCGTCGACAATGACGCCGACGGAACGCTGACGAACAACGCCAGCTTCGTCACCGACGCCGGTGAATCCGACACCAACAATAATGATGACGATGCCAACGTCACCGTCACACCGATCGTCGACGTCAGTGTCACCAAGACGGTCAATCTGGCCGACGCACAAGTCGGCAGCGAATTGGTGTGGACCGTCACCGTGACCAATGGCGGCCCGTCGATCGCCGAAGCCGTCACCGCGGTCGACACCCTGCCCACCGGCGTGACCTTCGTCAGCGGTAGTGGGCCCAACGGCGAATCCCTAACGCCCAGCGGCAACCAAATCACCGTCAACGGCGGCGACCTGGCATCGGGTGCCAGCTTCTCCTTTACGGTTCGCGCAACGATCGACAGCGGTGCCAGTGGCGATTTGCAAAACCAAGTCGCCGTTTCGACGACGACCAACGAAACGGTCACCAACAACAACAGTGCTCTAGCGGTCACGACCGTCGACCCGGTGACCAGCGAATTGTCCGGACGCGTTTACGTCGACGCCAACGAAAACGGCCAGTTCGACACGGGCGAAGCGGGGATCGAAGGCGTCACGATCGCTTTAACGGGCACCGATTCGCTGGGCAATTCGGTCAGCCGCACGGCGACCACCGATGCCAACGGCGAATACGTCTTTGCCAGCCTGGCCCAGGGCACCTACCGGTTGGAAGAAACCGAACAACCGGCCGACTTCCTGGACGGTGACGAAGACGCGGACAACAACCTGAACCCGACAATCACCGACGAAGTCTTTGCCGACATCGCCCTGGATCCGGACACGATCGTCCCGGGATTCAACTTCGGCGAACTGGAACGACCGCCGGAGGGTCTGTCCAAACGACGCTTCCTTGCCAGCAGCACTTGA